The following proteins come from a genomic window of Denitromonas sp.:
- a CDS encoding DUF779 domain-containing protein: MIDRVTATDAALALIARLQAKHGPDLIFHQSGGCCDGSAANCYLKGEITVDNDVYLGDIGGCPFYISSSQYEYWKHTQLIIDVIETRGGGTFSLEGPEGVSFHTRSRLFTDAEWAELEAAGVV, translated from the coding sequence ATGATTGACCGAGTCACTGCCACCGATGCCGCGCTGGCCCTGATCGCGCGCCTGCAGGCCAAGCACGGCCCCGATCTGATCTTTCATCAGTCCGGCGGCTGTTGTGACGGCAGCGCCGCCAACTGCTACCTCAAAGGCGAGATCACGGTCGACAACGACGTGTATCTCGGCGACATCGGCGGCTGCCCGTTCTACATCAGCAGTTCGCAATACGAGTACTGGAAACACACCCAGTTGATCATCGACGTGATCGAGACGCGCGGTGGCGGCACCTTCTCCCTCGAAGGGCCCGAAGGCGTGTCCTTCCACACCCGGTCCCGTCTGTTTACCGATGCCGAATGGGCCGAGCTGGAAGCGGCCGGCGTCGTTTGA
- a CDS encoding c-type cytochrome, producing the protein MRTKVLLVCALALGFIQPAAASLAVIKKARCNSCHAVEKKMVGPAFRDIAAKYTGNAEAPASLFAKVREGGAGVWGQIPMMPNDEAKISDADLNAAIAWILGGAE; encoded by the coding sequence ATGCGTACAAAAGTGTTGCTCGTCTGCGCGCTTGCGCTCGGCTTCATCCAGCCTGCCGCGGCCTCGCTGGCGGTCATCAAGAAGGCCCGCTGCAATAGCTGTCATGCGGTGGAAAAGAAAATGGTCGGTCCGGCCTTCCGCGACATTGCCGCGAAGTACACCGGCAACGCCGAGGCGCCGGCGAGCCTGTTTGCCAAGGTGCGTGAAGGCGGTGCCGGCGTCTGGGGACAGATCCCGATGATGCCGAACGACGAGGCCAAGATCAGCGATGCCGATCTGAACGCCGCGATCGCCTGGATCCTGGGCGGCGCCGAGTAA
- a CDS encoding GNAT family N-acetyltransferase: MDRALCGSYPRTHELAKGEVMVSVAAWSGELIEIETPRLRLRQWCAADHVPFAALNADPAVMAHFPAPLTRQASDAMLARCAELIAMRGWGFWAVERKAGGVFIGLAGLHVPDARLPCAPCVEIGWRLAAAHWRQGYATEAAGAALDVAFDRLGLDEVVSFTSLGNIRSQAVMQRLGMVPSGHFAHPALAEDSPLRIHRLYRLSRAQWQVKHNEEQR; the protein is encoded by the coding sequence ATGGACAGGGCGTTGTGCGGCTCGTATCCTCGGACCCATGAACTGGCCAAGGGCGAGGTGATGGTGAGCGTGGCTGCCTGGAGCGGTGAACTGATCGAAATCGAGACGCCGCGATTGCGCCTGCGTCAGTGGTGTGCCGCCGATCATGTGCCGTTCGCTGCGCTCAACGCCGACCCGGCGGTGATGGCGCATTTTCCGGCACCGCTGACGCGGCAGGCGAGCGATGCCATGCTCGCGCGTTGCGCCGAGCTGATCGCGATGCGTGGCTGGGGCTTCTGGGCGGTTGAGCGCAAGGCGGGGGGTGTGTTCATCGGGCTGGCCGGTCTGCATGTGCCCGATGCGCGTCTGCCGTGTGCGCCGTGCGTGGAAATCGGCTGGCGCCTGGCGGCCGCGCATTGGCGGCAGGGCTATGCCACGGAGGCGGCCGGCGCCGCGCTGGACGTGGCCTTCGACCGGTTGGGGCTCGACGAGGTGGTGTCGTTCACGAGTCTTGGCAACATCCGCTCGCAGGCGGTGATGCAGCGGCTCGGCATGGTGCCGTCCGGCCACTTTGCACACCCGGCGCTGGCCGAAGACAGTCCGCTGCGCATCCATCGCCTGTATCGGCTGTCGCGGGCGCAATGGCAGGTCAAACACAATGAGGAGCAGCGTTGA
- a CDS encoding VOC family protein, with translation MKPRISMITLGVRDLAASIHFYEEGLGFPRMESPPTVAFFTLNGTWLGLYGRDALAEDAQVSPEGGGFPGFSLAHNLGSEAEVDQLMAQALAAGATLAKEPQKVFWGGYSGYFKDPDGYLWELAYNPFAWIGPRDD, from the coding sequence ATGAAACCACGTATCAGCATGATCACCCTGGGGGTGCGCGACCTGGCGGCATCCATCCATTTCTACGAAGAGGGACTGGGCTTTCCGCGCATGGAATCGCCGCCCACGGTGGCCTTCTTCACACTCAACGGCACCTGGCTCGGGCTGTATGGGCGCGACGCACTGGCCGAGGATGCGCAGGTGAGCCCTGAAGGCGGCGGCTTCCCCGGCTTTTCGCTGGCTCACAACCTCGGCTCGGAGGCCGAGGTGGACCAGCTCATGGCACAGGCGCTGGCGGCGGGTGCCACGCTGGCCAAGGAACCGCAGAAGGTGTTCTGGGGGGGCTACAGCGGCTACTTCAAGGATCCGGACGGTTACCTGTGGGAGCTGGCCTACAACCCGTTTGCCTGGATCGGGCCGCGGGACGACTGA
- a CDS encoding cytochrome b → MSARYGRVAMGLHWLMAVLVIGLIGWGLWMADLPKGPERGWAFGIHKSFGLLALMLIVLRLGWRIGHRPPPNPALSGVEARLAQAAHHLLYVLLVVVPLMGLTSVNFTKYPLKFFGITLPKPGWPDEALNALFSSTHKFLAWTLAAMIVLHIAAAIRHALRRDGTLQRMLPGGGTG, encoded by the coding sequence ATGAGCGCGCGCTATGGGCGCGTCGCCATGGGCCTGCACTGGCTCATGGCGGTGCTGGTGATCGGGCTGATCGGCTGGGGGCTGTGGATGGCCGATCTGCCCAAGGGGCCGGAGCGCGGCTGGGCGTTCGGCATCCACAAGTCGTTCGGCTTGCTGGCCCTGATGCTGATCGTGCTCAGGCTTGGATGGCGCATCGGGCACCGCCCGCCGCCCAATCCGGCGCTCTCCGGCGTCGAGGCGCGGCTGGCCCAGGCCGCGCACCATCTGCTCTACGTGCTGTTGGTGGTGGTGCCGTTGATGGGGCTGACGTCGGTGAATTTCACCAAATACCCGCTCAAGTTCTTCGGCATCACCCTGCCCAAGCCGGGCTGGCCGGACGAGGCGCTCAACGCCCTGTTCAGCAGCACCCACAAGTTCCTGGCCTGGACGCTGGCAGCGATGATCGTGCTTCACATTGCCGCGGCCATCCGCCATGCACTGCGTCGCGATGGCACCTTGCAACGCATGCTGCCCGGCGGCGGCACCGGCTGA
- a CDS encoding beta-propeller fold lactonase family protein, which translates to MRTPLKLAFATAALGFAGAVLAAPLAYVPNEKSGTVSVIDTATDTVTTTLKVSERPRGIAIAPDGSRLYLTNSPTESMIVVDLTSGKPVADWKLGDSPEGLYISQDGKLLAAAVEEDNSVALLEAATGKTLAHIKVEGENPEHAVFSPDGKWLYASAEDAEQVDVIDVAAMKQVGQIPVAKRPRGIGFTPDGRRAYVACELADTVFAIDVASHSVIARIPAGKFSNGITVSPDGKRVYVSNGKDATVMAIDTASNTVVGTVPVGKRPWNMAITPDGAKLYVANGRSDSVTVIDTASLKAIKDIPVGSFPWGVVIR; encoded by the coding sequence ATGAGAACACCGCTCAAACTCGCGTTCGCCACGGCAGCGCTCGGCTTCGCTGGCGCCGTCCTGGCCGCCCCGCTGGCCTATGTCCCCAATGAGAAATCCGGCACCGTCAGCGTCATCGACACCGCCACCGACACCGTCACGACCACACTGAAGGTCAGCGAGCGGCCGCGCGGTATCGCCATCGCACCCGACGGCAGCCGCCTGTACCTCACCAATTCGCCGACCGAATCGATGATCGTGGTCGACCTGACCAGCGGCAAGCCGGTCGCTGACTGGAAGCTGGGGGATTCGCCGGAGGGCCTGTACATCTCGCAGGACGGCAAGCTGCTGGCCGCCGCCGTCGAGGAAGACAACAGCGTGGCCCTGCTCGAAGCGGCCACCGGCAAGACGCTGGCGCACATCAAGGTCGAGGGCGAAAACCCCGAACATGCGGTGTTCAGCCCCGACGGCAAGTGGCTGTACGCCAGCGCCGAAGACGCCGAGCAGGTGGACGTGATCGACGTTGCCGCCATGAAGCAGGTCGGCCAGATCCCGGTCGCCAAGCGCCCGCGCGGCATCGGCTTCACGCCCGATGGCCGCCGCGCCTACGTCGCCTGCGAGCTGGCCGACACGGTGTTCGCCATCGACGTCGCGTCGCACAGCGTGATCGCCAGGATCCCCGCCGGCAAGTTCTCCAACGGCATCACCGTCAGCCCCGACGGCAAGCGGGTGTACGTCTCCAACGGCAAGGACGCAACGGTGATGGCCATCGACACCGCGAGCAACACCGTGGTGGGCACCGTGCCGGTCGGCAAGCGCCCGTGGAACATGGCAATCACGCCGGACGGCGCCAAGCTGTATGTGGCCAATGGCCGCTCCGACAGCGTCACCGTGATCGACACCGCCAGCCTCAAGGCGATCAAGGACATCCCGGTCGGCAGCTTCCCCTGGGGCGTGGTGATCCGATGA
- a CDS encoding transporter substrate-binding domain-containing protein, which produces MKNKPLHHTLRGLAMLTALACTLAHAALAEAIDVQQPGRLRVAVYADFPPYSHKGKGVDIAIGRELAKRLGLEADVVEVAADEDMSDDLRNMVWKGHYLGTRPADVMLHVPVDQRLAEQNDKVRIFAPYHLESLAVARDPARVPPVKGSAATALEVFTREKVGVETASLADDFLLSVLNGRLRDNVVHFKTVAEAVAALKAGSVSAVMASRAEIEGALGEAGKIDVGPVSMPELRIQGWTLGMAVKAENDSLANALSTAMIAIQRDGTLERIFRDHGITHQTP; this is translated from the coding sequence ATGAAGAATAAGCCACTCCACCACACCCTGCGCGGCCTCGCCATGCTCACCGCGCTGGCCTGCACTCTGGCCCATGCCGCCCTGGCCGAAGCCATCGACGTCCAGCAGCCCGGGCGGCTGCGCGTCGCGGTGTACGCGGACTTCCCGCCCTACTCGCACAAGGGCAAGGGGGTGGACATCGCGATCGGCCGCGAGCTGGCCAAGCGCCTCGGCCTCGAGGCCGACGTCGTTGAAGTGGCCGCCGACGAGGACATGAGCGACGACCTGCGCAACATGGTCTGGAAAGGCCATTACCTGGGGACGCGCCCGGCCGATGTGATGCTCCATGTACCGGTGGACCAGCGCCTGGCCGAGCAGAACGACAAGGTGCGCATCTTCGCCCCCTATCACCTCGAATCGCTGGCCGTGGCACGCGATCCGGCGCGCGTGCCGCCGGTCAAGGGCTCTGCGGCAACGGCGCTGGAGGTGTTCACCCGCGAGAAGGTCGGTGTCGAGACCGCCAGCCTGGCCGACGATTTCCTGCTCAGCGTACTCAACGGCCGCCTGCGCGACAACGTGGTGCACTTCAAGACCGTGGCCGAGGCCGTTGCCGCACTCAAGGCCGGCAGCGTGTCGGCGGTGATGGCGTCGCGCGCCGAGATCGAAGGTGCGCTGGGCGAAGCCGGCAAGATCGACGTCGGTCCGGTATCCATGCCCGAACTGCGCATTCAGGGCTGGACACTGGGCATGGCGGTCAAGGCCGAGAACGACTCGCTCGCCAACGCACTGAGCACGGCGATGATTGCCATTCAGCGCGACGGCACCCTCGAACGCATCTTCCGGGATCACGGCATCACCCATCAAACCCCCTGA
- the pedF gene encoding cytochrome c-550 PedF, with product MALAVGVSGAVLAHGDVTPQAVDTSTLKSLGADWLPENPYRGDKEAIRIGDSAYNQNCARCHGLGGISGGIAPDLRMLPEGQEGDEIFMQRIRHGATRNGKVYMPPFEGILQQEAMWSIRAWLETVHEE from the coding sequence ATGGCACTCGCCGTTGGCGTGTCCGGCGCCGTACTGGCCCACGGCGATGTGACGCCGCAGGCGGTCGACACCTCCACGCTCAAGTCACTGGGCGCCGACTGGCTGCCCGAAAACCCCTACCGCGGCGACAAGGAAGCGATCCGTATCGGCGACTCGGCCTACAACCAGAACTGTGCCCGCTGCCACGGCCTGGGCGGCATCTCGGGCGGCATCGCCCCCGACCTGCGCATGCTGCCCGAAGGCCAGGAGGGCGACGAGATCTTCATGCAGCGCATCCGCCACGGCGCGACGCGCAACGGCAAGGTGTACATGCCGCCGTTCGAAGGCATCCTGCAGCAGGAGGCCATGTGGTCGATCCGTGCCTGGCTGGAGACCGTTCATGAAGAATAA